A genomic window from Cherax quadricarinatus isolate ZL_2023a chromosome 51, ASM3850222v1, whole genome shotgun sequence includes:
- the LOC128694744 gene encoding uncharacterized protein isoform X2: MMTRLVLLLALPALSLAFYSYDDMVVEEVGPGCAEGFPYYPGIPNDIEDCPGIDPPDPVVQENLHDCSSYILCSDGDPYLICCPKDQYWDPPMSTCDDLEHVDCGDRPILPVPTTTTTTTTTTTTTTTTTTSTTTISPLPFTPIPEKCSSLPLLTNVNLPREEDCYSYYECDYGEAILNHCPQLGNERLVFNPVEQKCDYPWHYPCENHINYVA; the protein is encoded by the exons ATGACTcggctggtgttgctgctggctcTGCCCGCACTCTCCCTAGCTTTTTACAGTTATGATGATATG GTGGTAGAGGAAGTTGGCCCAGGATGTGCTGAAGGGTTTCCTTATTATCCCGGCATTCCCAATGACATCGAAGATTGCCCTGGCATCGACCCTCCGGATCCAGTCGTACAGGAGAACCTCCACGACTGTTCTTCTTATATTTTGTGCAGCGACGGTGATCCATACCTGATATGCTGCCCTAAAGATCAGTACTGGGACCCTCCTATGAGCACCTGTGACGACTTAGAACAC GTTGATTGCGGGGACCGACCGATTCTTCCAgtacccaccacgaccaccactaccaccactaccactaccaccactactaccactactacttccacaacaaccatctcgCCTCTGCCTTTTACACCTATTCCAGAAAAGTGTTCTTCACTTCCTTTGTTGACTAATGTAAACCTACCAAGGGAAGAGGACTGCTACTCGTATTACGAATGCGACTATGGGGAAGCTATCCTAAATCACTGCCCCCAACTCGGCAATGAACGTTTGGTATTCAACCCAGTGGAACAGAAATGTGACTACCCGTGGCACTACCCTTGTGAGAACCATATTAACTATGTCGCCTGA
- the LOC128694744 gene encoding uncharacterized protein isoform X1: MRPGHRPARGGVDPQIPLQMTRLVLLLALPALSLAFYSYDDMVVEEVGPGCAEGFPYYPGIPNDIEDCPGIDPPDPVVQENLHDCSSYILCSDGDPYLICCPKDQYWDPPMSTCDDLEHVDCGDRPILPVPTTTTTTTTTTTTTTTTTTSTTTISPLPFTPIPEKCSSLPLLTNVNLPREEDCYSYYECDYGEAILNHCPQLGNERLVFNPVEQKCDYPWHYPCENHINYVA; the protein is encoded by the exons atgaggcctggtcacagaccggcccgcgggggcgttgacccacaaatccctctccag ATGACTcggctggtgttgctgctggctcTGCCCGCACTCTCCCTAGCTTTTTACAGTTATGATGATATG GTGGTAGAGGAAGTTGGCCCAGGATGTGCTGAAGGGTTTCCTTATTATCCCGGCATTCCCAATGACATCGAAGATTGCCCTGGCATCGACCCTCCGGATCCAGTCGTACAGGAGAACCTCCACGACTGTTCTTCTTATATTTTGTGCAGCGACGGTGATCCATACCTGATATGCTGCCCTAAAGATCAGTACTGGGACCCTCCTATGAGCACCTGTGACGACTTAGAACAC GTTGATTGCGGGGACCGACCGATTCTTCCAgtacccaccacgaccaccactaccaccactaccactaccaccactactaccactactacttccacaacaaccatctcgCCTCTGCCTTTTACACCTATTCCAGAAAAGTGTTCTTCACTTCCTTTGTTGACTAATGTAAACCTACCAAGGGAAGAGGACTGCTACTCGTATTACGAATGCGACTATGGGGAAGCTATCCTAAATCACTGCCCCCAACTCGGCAATGAACGTTTGGTATTCAACCCAGTGGAACAGAAATGTGACTACCCGTGGCACTACCCTTGTGAGAACCATATTAACTATGTCGCCTGA